A region of Acidimicrobiales bacterium DNA encodes the following proteins:
- the rpsM gene encoding 30S ribosomal protein S13 translates to MARIAGVDIPREKRLVISLTYVFGVGPTKAKEICEATQTNPDTRVRDLTEDEVAKLRNWIDENLKVEGDLRRDIQQDIKRKMEIGCYQGLRHRRGLPVRGQRTHTNARTRKGPKKTVAGKKKVRK, encoded by the coding sequence ATGGCACGTATTGCTGGCGTCGACATCCCGCGCGAAAAGCGCCTCGTCATCTCCCTCACCTACGTGTTCGGCGTCGGGCCGACCAAGGCGAAGGAGATCTGCGAGGCCACCCAGACCAATCCCGACACGCGCGTGCGCGACCTCACCGAAGACGAGGTCGCCAAGCTCCGCAACTGGATCGACGAGAACCTCAAGGTCGAAGGTGACCTGCGCCGCGACATCCAGCAGGACATCAAGCGCAAGATGGAGATCGGTTGCTACCAGGGGCTGCGGCACCGCCGCGGCCTGCCGGTCCGTGGTCAGCGGACCCACACCAACGCCCGCACCCGCAAGGGCCCCAAGAAGACCGTCGCCGGTAAGAAGAAGGTTCGTAAGTAA
- the rpsK gene encoding 30S ribosomal protein S11 — protein MAKPKPGGRRPRKKERKNVTHGVVHIKSSFNNTIVSISDAQGNVISWASAGNVGFKGSRKSTPFAAQLAAEQCARRAMEHGLRTVEVMVKGPGSGRETAIRSLMNTGLEVNGIKDVTPIPHNGCRPKKRRRV, from the coding sequence ATGGCTAAGCCGAAGCCGGGCGGTCGTCGCCCGCGCAAGAAGGAACGCAAGAACGTCACGCACGGCGTGGTGCACATCAAGTCGTCCTTCAACAACACGATCGTGTCGATCTCCGACGCGCAGGGCAACGTCATCTCGTGGGCGTCGGCCGGCAACGTGGGCTTCAAGGGCTCGCGTAAGTCGACCCCGTTTGCCGCCCAGCTCGCCGCCGAGCAGTGCGCCCGCCGTGCCATGGAGCACGGGCTGCGCACCGTCGAGGTCATGGTCAAGGGCCCGGGTTCGGGTCGTGAGACGGCGATCCGCTCGCTCATGAACACCGGCCTCGAGGTCAACGGCATCAAGGACGTCACGCCGATCCCGCACAACGGCTGCCGTCCCAAGAAGCGGAGGCGCGTCTAA
- the rpsD gene encoding 30S ribosomal protein S4 — translation MARYTGPACRLCRREKQKLFLKGSKCDTMKCPIERRPYPPGEHGRDRQRQGSEYLNQLREKQKARRIYGVLEKQFANMYKEANRQQGITGENLLRMLEIRLDNVTFRAGWAASRNQARQFVRHGHVLVNGKRVTIPSYRVKKGDVISLKEKSRTMIVIRHNMDTLDHQVPGWLETGAEGFEVTVRDLPQREHIDIPVREQLIVELYSK, via the coding sequence ATGGCCCGCTACACCGGCCCGGCGTGCCGTCTGTGCCGCCGCGAGAAGCAGAAGCTGTTCCTCAAGGGTTCCAAGTGCGACACCATGAAGTGCCCGATCGAGCGCCGGCCCTACCCTCCGGGTGAGCACGGACGCGATCGTCAGCGCCAGGGCAGCGAGTACCTGAACCAGCTGCGCGAGAAGCAGAAGGCCCGCCGCATCTACGGCGTGCTCGAAAAGCAGTTCGCCAACATGTACAAGGAAGCGAACCGCCAGCAGGGCATCACCGGCGAGAACCTGCTGCGCATGCTCGAGATCCGTCTCGACAACGTGACCTTCCGCGCCGGTTGGGCCGCGAGCCGCAACCAGGCCCGCCAGTTCGTGCGTCACGGCCACGTGCTCGTAAACGGCAAGCGCGTCACCATCCCGAGCTACCGCGTGAAGAAGGGCGACGTGATCTCCCTCAAGGAGAAGTCGCGCACCATGATCGTGATCCGACACAACATGGACACGCTCGATCATCAGGTGCCGGGCTGGCTCGAAACCGGCGCCGAAGGCTTCGAGGTCACCGTGCGTGATCTCCCGCAGCGCGAGCACATCGACATTCCGGTGCGCGAACAGCTCATCGTCGAGCTCTACTCCAAGTAA
- a CDS encoding DNA-directed RNA polymerase subunit alpha, with translation MLIIQRPTVEAIGEEENDRQRFAIGPLDPGFGHTLGNALRRTLLSSIPGAAVTQVRFDDALHEFTTLTGVKEDVTDIILNLKDLVLRMDVDEPVTLRLDVRGPAEVSAADLSQVTGVEILNPELHIASVNGKGRLAVDVTVERGRGYASADKNKRSSTIGVLPVDSIFAPVRRVAFTVEPTRVEQSTNFDRLVLDIETDGSISPREALASAGDTLRSLVTLVAEMSDAPQGLELGDVAVAGSGSPDMDLPIEDLDLSERPRNCLKRAQVNTIGELIQKTPDDLLAITNFGQKSLDEVLVKLDERGLSLRGSRTVGI, from the coding sequence ATGCTCATTATTCAGCGACCCACCGTCGAAGCCATCGGCGAGGAGGAGAACGACCGGCAGCGCTTCGCTATCGGCCCGCTCGATCCCGGCTTCGGCCACACGCTCGGTAACGCCCTTCGTCGCACGCTGCTGTCGTCCATCCCGGGCGCGGCGGTTACGCAGGTTCGCTTCGACGACGCGCTCCACGAGTTCACGACCCTCACCGGCGTGAAGGAAGACGTCACCGACATCATCCTCAACCTCAAGGACCTCGTCCTGCGCATGGACGTCGACGAGCCCGTCACGCTGCGCCTCGACGTGCGCGGTCCGGCTGAGGTGTCCGCCGCCGATCTCTCGCAGGTCACCGGCGTCGAGATCCTCAACCCCGAACTGCACATCGCGTCGGTCAACGGCAAGGGTCGCCTCGCCGTCGACGTGACCGTCGAGCGGGGTCGTGGCTATGCGTCGGCCGACAAGAACAAGCGCTCCTCGACGATCGGCGTGCTGCCGGTCGACTCGATCTTCGCCCCGGTGCGCCGCGTGGCCTTCACCGTCGAGCCGACGCGCGTCGAGCAGTCGACCAACTTCGACCGCCTCGTGCTCGACATCGAGACCGACGGTTCGATCTCGCCGCGTGAAGCCCTGGCTTCGGCCGGCGACACGCTGCGCTCGCTCGTCACGCTGGTGGCCGAGATGAGCGACGCCCCGCAGGGTCTCGAACTCGGCGACGTTGCCGTTGCGGGTTCCGGCTCGCCCGACATGGACCTGCCGATCGAAGACCTCGACCTGTCGGAGCGCCCGCGCAACTGCCTCAAGCGGGCGCAGGTCAACACCATCGGCGAACTCATCCAGAAGACGCCCGACGACCTGCTGGCCATCACCAACTTCGGCCAGAAGTCGCTCGACGAAGTGCTGGTCAAGCTCGACGAGCGCGGCCTGTCGCTGCGCGGTAGCCGAACGGTTGGTATCTAG
- the rplQ gene encoding 50S ribosomal protein L17, with translation MPGTPKRGRRFGGDAAHQKAMFGNLVASLIAAEAIVTTEAKAKALRPVAEKVITKAKKGGLARRREVIAFIRDTEMTHKLFEEIGPRYADRNGGYTRILKLGPRNGDNAPMARIELV, from the coding sequence ATGCCCGGAACTCCCAAGCGCGGCCGCCGTTTCGGTGGCGACGCCGCCCACCAGAAGGCGATGTTCGGCAACCTGGTGGCCTCGCTGATCGCCGCCGAGGCGATCGTGACGACCGAAGCCAAGGCCAAGGCGCTGCGCCCGGTCGCCGAGAAGGTCATCACCAAGGCGAAGAAGGGCGGTCTCGCCCGTCGTCGTGAGGTCATCGCGTTCATCCGTGACACCGAGATGACCCACAAGCTGTTCGAGGAGATCGGTCCCCGCTACGCCGACCGCAACGGTGGCTACACGCGGATCCTGAAGCTCGGCCCGCGCAACGGCGACAACGCGCCGATGGCGCGCATCGAACTCGTGTAG
- the truA gene encoding tRNA pseudouridine(38-40) synthase TruA, whose amino-acid sequence MTLFDEDLETAGPEVVPPIRVRMTVAYDGAAFHGFAAQPEVPTVAGKLTLAIGRALRLDSVDLVCAGRTDTGVHARGQVVSFDVPAGTSLDCDELMRRVNRQTAPSVVVRDCAIAEGFDARHDAVARRYRYTVVNAPVPDPLLATQAWWVPEPLDARAMQAACDPLLGEHDFAAFCRKPTARRDGTIPGTTRRVVDAEWEFPDTDGVMYFWIEANAFCHQMVRSIVGLLVDVGKGKRHVSDVLAVLRGGDRQANAEPAPPHGLVLWEVTY is encoded by the coding sequence GTGACCCTCTTCGACGAGGATCTTGAAACGGCGGGGCCCGAAGTGGTCCCGCCGATTCGCGTCCGGATGACGGTCGCCTACGACGGCGCCGCCTTCCATGGTTTCGCCGCCCAGCCCGAGGTGCCGACCGTCGCCGGCAAGCTGACCCTCGCCATCGGCCGGGCGCTGCGCCTCGACAGCGTCGACCTGGTGTGCGCCGGGCGCACCGACACCGGCGTGCACGCTCGCGGCCAGGTCGTGTCCTTCGACGTCCCCGCAGGGACGTCGCTCGACTGCGACGAGTTGATGCGGCGCGTCAACCGGCAAACGGCGCCGTCGGTCGTCGTACGCGACTGCGCGATCGCCGAGGGGTTCGACGCCCGCCACGATGCCGTCGCCCGCCGCTACCGCTACACGGTGGTCAACGCGCCGGTGCCCGATCCGCTGCTGGCCACGCAGGCGTGGTGGGTGCCCGAACCGCTCGACGCGCGCGCCATGCAGGCGGCGTGCGACCCGTTGCTAGGCGAGCACGACTTCGCCGCCTTTTGCCGCAAGCCCACGGCGAGGCGCGACGGCACGATCCCCGGCACGACGCGGCGCGTGGTCGACGCCGAGTGGGAGTTCCCCGACACCGACGGCGTCATGTACTTCTGGATCGAGGCCAACGCGTTCTGCCACCAGATGGTGCGCTCGATCGTCGGCCTGCTCGTCGACGTCGGCAAGGGCAAGCGCCACGTGAGCGACGTGCTGGCGGTGCTACGCGGCGGCGATCGTCAGGCCAACGCCGAGCCGGCGCCGCCCCACGGCCTGGTGCTGTGGGAAGTGACGTACTGA
- a CDS encoding pyridoxal-phosphate dependent enzyme, whose translation MISRVDIETAAERLAGVINETRVERHAGISALAGRPVAMKYEHLQRTGSFKIRGAYNLIAQLADGVPVVAASAGNHGQGVALAAGLLGHRATIYMPASAPLPKIEATRNYGAQVVLVDGDVNQCLERAQTDAGDAVYVPPFDDERIIAGQGTVGLEMAAQAPEIETVVVPIGGGGLISGVATAFAHTRRDVRVVGVEAADRATTMADGIRVKGTSALTEAHIRAYVDEVVKVDEEAISQALVMLLERAKQVVEPAGAAALAAVLSGLVPGDGAVGVIVSGGNIDPLLLVRVVEHGLSAAGRYLVLSVIVRDAPGELARLLDVVAAEGLNVLSVDHHRAGSHVGINKTEVRLTLETRDPSHRGEVIDVIRNAGFAANES comes from the coding sequence GTGATCTCGCGGGTGGATATCGAGACGGCGGCCGAGCGACTCGCCGGCGTCATCAACGAAACCCGGGTCGAGCGCCACGCCGGGATCTCGGCGCTCGCCGGCCGACCGGTTGCCATGAAGTACGAGCACCTCCAGCGGACGGGTTCGTTCAAGATCCGGGGGGCGTACAACTTGATCGCCCAGCTCGCCGACGGCGTGCCGGTGGTGGCGGCGTCGGCGGGCAACCACGGCCAGGGGGTGGCGCTCGCGGCCGGCCTGCTCGGGCATCGGGCCACGATCTACATGCCGGCCTCGGCACCCCTCCCCAAGATCGAGGCGACCCGGAACTACGGCGCCCAGGTCGTGCTGGTCGACGGCGACGTCAACCAGTGCCTGGAGCGGGCCCAGACCGACGCCGGCGACGCCGTGTACGTGCCCCCCTTCGACGACGAGCGCATCATCGCGGGCCAGGGCACCGTCGGGCTCGAGATGGCAGCGCAGGCACCCGAGATCGAAACCGTCGTCGTCCCCATCGGCGGCGGCGGCCTCATCTCCGGCGTCGCCACGGCGTTCGCCCACACGCGTCGCGACGTGCGCGTCGTGGGCGTCGAGGCGGCCGACCGCGCCACGACGATGGCCGACGGCATCCGGGTCAAGGGCACGTCCGCGCTCACCGAGGCGCACATCCGCGCCTACGTCGACGAAGTCGTAAAGGTCGACGAAGAAGCGATCAGCCAGGCGCTCGTCATGTTGCTCGAGCGGGCCAAACAAGTCGTCGAACCCGCCGGCGCCGCCGCCCTCGCCGCGGTGCTGAGCGGCCTCGTCCCGGGCGACGGTGCGGTGGGCGTCATCGTGTCGGGCGGCAACATCGACCCGCTGCTGCTCGTGCGCGTCGTCGAACACGGGCTGTCGGCCGCCGGCCGCTACCTGGTGCTCAGCGTCATCGTGCGTGACGCGCCCGGCGAGCTCGCCCGCCTCCTCGACGTCGTGGCCGCCGAAGGGCTCAACGTGCTGTCGGTCGACCACCACCGCGCCGGTTCGCACGTCGGCATCAACAAGACCGAGGTGCGCCTCACGCTGGAGACCCGCGATCCGTCCCACCGCGGTGAAGTCATCGACGTCATCCGCAACGCCGGCTTCGCGGCGAACGAAAGCTAG
- the rplM gene encoding 50S ribosomal protein L13, which translates to MPTYSPKASDITRVWHVVDAEGMVLGRMCTEVARLLRGKHKPIFAPHLDTGDFVVIVNADKVVLTNNKAEAKNVYRHSGYPGGLKTTTFAELLATKPTEAVRKSVRGMLPKGALGRQQMLKLKVYAGPNHPHAAQQPQPFDVPGARRVEQ; encoded by the coding sequence GTGCCCACGTACTCACCCAAAGCATCTGACATCACGCGCGTCTGGCATGTCGTCGACGCGGAGGGGATGGTCCTCGGTCGCATGTGCACCGAAGTGGCGCGCCTGCTGCGCGGCAAGCACAAGCCGATCTTTGCGCCGCACCTCGACACGGGTGACTTCGTCGTCATCGTGAACGCCGACAAGGTCGTGCTCACGAACAACAAGGCCGAGGCGAAGAACGTGTATCGCCACTCCGGCTACCCCGGCGGTCTCAAGACCACCACCTTCGCCGAGCTGCTCGCCACCAAGCCCACCGAAGCGGTGCGCAAGTCGGTGCGCGGCATGCTGCCCAAGGGCGCGCTCGGCCGTCAGCAGATGCTCAAGCTGAAGGTCTACGCCGGCCCCAACCACCCCCACGCCGCCCAGCAGCCCCAGCCGTTCGACGTGCCGGGCGCCCGTCGGGTCGAGCAGTAA
- the rpsI gene encoding 30S ribosomal protein S9, protein MPKPLTQTTGRRKEAVARVRLRPGTGKITINKRTFEDYFPSPTHRMIASEPLRLANLESAYDVDVTIDGGGVAGQAGALRLGIARSLVELDPESRPLHKGAGFLTRDAREKESKKAGLKKARKAPQYSKR, encoded by the coding sequence ATGCCCAAGCCGCTCACCCAGACCACCGGTCGTCGTAAGGAAGCCGTCGCACGCGTTCGCCTGCGCCCCGGCACCGGCAAGATCACGATCAACAAGCGCACGTTCGAGGACTACTTCCCGTCGCCGACGCACCGCATGATCGCCAGCGAGCCGCTGCGCCTCGCCAACCTCGAGAGCGCCTACGACGTCGACGTCACCATCGACGGCGGTGGGGTCGCCGGTCAGGCCGGCGCGCTGCGTCTCGGCATCGCGCGTTCGCTCGTCGAACTGGATCCCGAAAGCCGCCCGCTGCACAAGGGCGCCGGCTTCCTCACTCGCGACGCTCGCGAGAAGGAATCGAAGAAGGCCGGCCTCAAGAAGGCCCGCAAGGCGCCGCAGTACTCGAAGCGCTGA
- the glmM gene encoding phosphoglucosamine mutase — MSLKFGTDGVRGVAFEELTTDLVYGLGRAAARVLGAGEAFHVGRDTRESGPALQAALAAGLAAEGARIVDLGVIPTPGVAFVCAARNAPGAVLSASHNPYQDNGVKFFARGGVKLTDDVEQRIEDQMRELAPHGDGPANATPQVRDEGAVAEYERQLLGSLEGRRLDGLSVVLDCAHGAASTIAPRVFADAGARVTVMANAPTGTNINDGCGSTHPEALQAEVVRVGADVGLAFDGDADRVLAVDAAGELVDGDHILAVCALDRRERSRLVGDTLVVTVMANLGLRIAMEQHDVNVVETAVGDRYILEAMASGGWTLGGEQSGHIVFRDLATTGDGMLTGLQLLDVVARSGRPLADLASVMTRLPQVMINVRGVDCGRLDDTPSIWAMVDKETIGLGSNGRVLLRKSGTEPIVRVMVEAATEPQAHEVAERIASLVQEELALG; from the coding sequence GTGTCCCTGAAGTTCGGGACCGACGGCGTCCGGGGCGTCGCTTTCGAAGAACTCACCACCGACCTCGTCTACGGACTCGGCCGCGCCGCCGCGCGGGTTCTCGGTGCGGGCGAGGCGTTTCACGTCGGGCGCGACACGCGCGAGTCCGGTCCCGCGCTCCAAGCGGCGCTCGCCGCGGGTCTGGCGGCGGAAGGAGCGCGCATCGTCGACCTCGGCGTCATCCCGACACCCGGCGTCGCGTTCGTGTGCGCCGCGCGTAACGCGCCGGGAGCAGTGCTGTCGGCCTCGCACAACCCGTACCAGGACAACGGCGTGAAGTTCTTCGCCCGCGGGGGCGTCAAGCTCACCGACGACGTCGAGCAACGGATCGAAGACCAGATGCGCGAACTCGCGCCGCACGGCGACGGTCCGGCCAACGCCACGCCACAGGTGCGCGACGAGGGGGCGGTGGCGGAGTACGAGCGCCAGTTGCTCGGCTCGCTCGAGGGTCGGCGACTCGACGGTTTGTCGGTCGTGCTCGACTGTGCACACGGCGCCGCGTCGACGATCGCGCCCCGGGTGTTCGCGGACGCCGGGGCGCGCGTGACGGTGATGGCGAACGCGCCGACCGGCACCAACATCAACGACGGCTGCGGCTCGACGCATCCCGAAGCCCTGCAAGCCGAAGTCGTGCGCGTGGGTGCCGACGTCGGGTTGGCCTTCGACGGCGACGCCGACCGCGTGCTCGCCGTCGACGCAGCCGGCGAGCTCGTCGACGGTGATCACATCCTGGCCGTGTGCGCCCTCGACCGGCGCGAGCGCTCGCGCCTCGTCGGCGACACGCTCGTCGTCACGGTGATGGCCAACCTCGGCTTGCGCATCGCGATGGAGCAACACGACGTGAACGTCGTCGAAACCGCCGTCGGTGACCGCTACATCCTCGAGGCGATGGCCTCGGGTGGTTGGACGCTCGGCGGGGAGCAGTCGGGCCACATCGTGTTCCGCGACCTCGCCACCACCGGCGACGGCATGCTCACCGGACTCCAACTGCTCGACGTGGTGGCAAGGTCGGGCCGCCCACTCGCCGACCTGGCGTCGGTCATGACCCGCCTGCCGCAGGTGATGATCAACGTGCGCGGCGTCGACTGCGGCCGCCTCGACGACACGCCGTCGATCTGGGCGATGGTCGACAAAGAGACAATCGGTCTTGGGTCCAACGGCCGGGTCCTGCTGCGCAAGTCCGGCACCGAGCCGATCGTGCGCGTGATGGTCGAAGCCGCCACCGAACCCCAGGCCCACGAAGTGGCCGAGCGCATCGCGTCGCTCGTGCAGGAGGAACTGGCGCTGGGTTAG
- the glmS gene encoding glutamine--fructose-6-phosphate transaminase (isomerizing) yields MCGIIGVTGDTSVLEVLIEGLHRLEYRGYDSAGVALVVPGGQIWRKRRAGGTKSLPELTAAVGDAPAGATTGIGHNRWATHGGPTERNAHPHTDASGKLALIHNGIIDNYKDLAAGLPQGGAELQSETDSEVLAHVIAARMAATGENLADATRAALRSVHGKFAIAVVHVDEPELIVGARRGSPLICGVNDATAYLASDIPAIHGKATDFFVIDDERVVELRPGAVRITTLNGDEVAPQRREVTWDLASAEKSGYPDFMLKEIYEQPDAVRDTLLGRVDDDLISLDQMKLTDDDLRRIDKVFIVGCGTSYNAGLVGERAIEHWAKLAVESEVASEFRYRDPVLGPTSLVVAISQSGESLDTMEAVTFAKRQKAPVLTVCNVVDSSMARDADAVLYTHAGPEICVAATKTHVAQVAALNVLALYLAQLRGTLYPEEAAHLVRDLQLVPDRIAAAAANADHAKVMAEKYRDVRDVFFIGRGSGYAMAHEGALKLKELSYVRAEAYAAGELKHGPIALIEPGVLVVALATRSRLLDKIVSNIQEVKARGASVLTVATDLDGNGSIDPRLAELSDDVFAVPDAGHELFNPMVDVVPLQLFAYYLAKARGNDVDKPRNLAKTVTVE; encoded by the coding sequence ATGTGCGGGATCATCGGCGTGACCGGCGACACCTCGGTTCTTGAGGTCCTGATCGAAGGACTCCACCGTCTCGAGTACCGCGGGTACGACTCGGCGGGGGTGGCGCTGGTCGTGCCGGGCGGCCAGATCTGGCGCAAGCGGCGCGCCGGTGGCACCAAGAGCCTTCCGGAGCTGACCGCCGCGGTCGGCGACGCTCCCGCAGGCGCGACGACCGGTATCGGGCACAACCGCTGGGCGACCCACGGCGGCCCGACGGAGCGCAACGCTCACCCCCACACCGACGCGTCCGGGAAGTTGGCGCTGATCCACAACGGCATCATCGACAACTACAAGGATCTGGCCGCCGGCCTACCCCAGGGCGGAGCGGAGTTGCAGTCGGAGACCGACAGCGAAGTCCTGGCCCACGTGATCGCGGCGCGCATGGCGGCGACGGGCGAGAACCTCGCCGACGCGACGCGCGCCGCGCTGCGCAGCGTCCACGGCAAGTTCGCCATCGCCGTGGTGCACGTCGACGAGCCCGAGTTGATCGTCGGGGCGCGTCGCGGGTCGCCGCTCATCTGCGGCGTCAACGACGCGACGGCGTACCTGGCCAGTGACATCCCGGCGATTCACGGCAAGGCCACCGACTTCTTCGTCATCGACGACGAGCGCGTCGTCGAACTGCGCCCCGGTGCGGTGCGCATCACCACGCTCAACGGTGACGAGGTCGCGCCGCAGCGGCGCGAAGTCACGTGGGATCTCGCGTCGGCGGAGAAGTCCGGCTATCCCGACTTCATGCTCAAGGAGATCTACGAGCAGCCCGACGCGGTGCGCGACACGTTGCTCGGCCGCGTCGACGACGATTTGATCTCGCTCGACCAGATGAAGCTGACCGACGACGACCTGCGTCGCATCGACAAGGTGTTCATCGTCGGCTGCGGCACGAGTTACAACGCCGGACTCGTCGGTGAACGCGCCATCGAGCACTGGGCCAAGCTGGCCGTCGAGAGCGAAGTGGCAAGCGAGTTCCGCTACCGCGATCCGGTGCTCGGTCCGACGAGCCTCGTCGTCGCCATCAGCCAGTCCGGTGAGTCGCTCGACACGATGGAGGCGGTTACCTTCGCCAAGCGGCAGAAGGCGCCGGTGTTGACGGTGTGCAACGTCGTCGACTCGTCGATGGCCCGCGACGCCGACGCCGTGCTGTACACCCACGCTGGTCCGGAGATCTGCGTCGCCGCCACCAAGACCCACGTGGCGCAGGTGGCGGCGCTCAACGTCCTGGCGCTGTATCTGGCCCAGCTGCGCGGCACGCTGTATCCCGAGGAAGCGGCGCACCTCGTGCGGGATCTGCAACTCGTGCCCGATCGCATTGCGGCGGCGGCGGCGAACGCCGACCACGCCAAGGTGATGGCCGAGAAGTACCGCGACGTCCGCGACGTGTTCTTCATCGGTCGGGGTAGCGGCTACGCCATGGCGCACGAGGGCGCGCTCAAGCTGAAGGAACTGAGCTACGTGCGCGCCGAGGCCTACGCCGCCGGCGAGCTCAAGCACGGCCCGATCGCGCTCATAGAGCCCGGCGTGCTGGTGGTCGCGCTGGCGACGCGCAGCCGACTGCTCGACAAGATCGTGTCGAACATCCAAGAGGTCAAGGCGCGCGGCGCGTCGGTACTCACGGTGGCGACCGATCTCGACGGTAACGGCTCCATCGATCCACGCCTCGCCGAGCTGAGCGACGACGTGTTCGCCGTGCCCGACGCTGGCCACGAACTTTTCAATCCCATGGTCGACGTCGTGCCGCTGCAACTCTTCGCGTACTACCTGGCCAAGGCGCGGGGCAACGACGTCGACAAGCCGCGCAACCTCGCCAAGACCGTCACGGTCGAATGA
- a CDS encoding holo-ACP synthase, whose translation MIGLGIDAVDVDRFESVLARSPRLADRLFTERERALTPVARLAARFAVKEAVMKAMGVGLGAFGWHEVETVRAESGAPELVLRGSAATLASGQGITRWMVSLSHTDRTAVAVVAAL comes from the coding sequence ATGATTGGCCTGGGCATTGACGCCGTCGATGTCGACCGTTTCGAATCCGTGCTCGCCCGCTCCCCGCGCCTGGCCGACCGCTTGTTCACCGAGCGCGAACGGGCGCTGACACCCGTCGCGCGGTTAGCGGCTCGCTTCGCGGTGAAAGAGGCAGTGATGAAGGCGATGGGTGTCGGTCTGGGCGCGTTCGGCTGGCACGAGGTCGAGACCGTGCGCGCCGAGTCCGGTGCCCCCGAACTCGTGCTGCGGGGTTCCGCCGCGACCCTCGCGAGCGGCCAGGGCATCACCCGCTGGATGGTGTCGCTGTCGCACACCGACCGCACCGCGGTCGCGGTGGTGGCCGCGCTGTGA